The following coding sequences are from one Microbacterium sp. No. 7 window:
- a CDS encoding AAA family ATPase produces MRIESAVVTNYRCIVDSGEFGVEADKTILVGINEAGKTALLKAIQLVSPTPDTPKIDWLFDAPAPMVDDIRRGNLDRERMAVAKVVLTPDANDVEGLGLANDSDIRLEMTAWLSGKRTYRVTGLQPSVSLGDVDKSIVRLTSAMSKQSSEDAKAAAQGLTAWRASRGQSDPISGETADELRDHLDSLLPLFADGSAAEGYWDALDSVVKEAKGQDEVGKHLLSKLPPFVYFSSYFSVRPRIHLNRLAEREESGEIDLDYDFGNLQLLKFLGFTARELSNMDSEAPTKGVNYDTDVQEQERYKAALAAHERRLTERKRALQTAGARLTAEIRRVWNDDSLTLRLDVDGQYLQTLVEDELGIPVELDQRSEGFRWLVSFFVVFHAQAKDDLRNAVLLLDEPGLSLHALKQQEFRKTVSALAEGNQIIYTTHSPFMVGADELDLVRVVEMVDRKVGTKVHTRLAVDDPKSIYPLQAALGYDLAQSMFTHQRNLVVEGITDLLIIEALNAAFSSDGGPALDGDIAIVPAGSASKVVYYSTILTSQSLKVAALLDSDSAGDLAAEQEALWQLLSTKRILRTGDHISVVQHAEIEDLLRQTLAQIARDELGWDSVETVQSQPTRPLMEVLVAEHPGASKWKLSRAFAKWLSANGTAALDDSEREAWRSLSTAVNKALA; encoded by the coding sequence ATGAGGATCGAATCAGCAGTTGTGACCAACTATCGCTGCATCGTCGATAGTGGAGAGTTCGGCGTTGAAGCTGACAAGACGATCCTGGTTGGGATCAACGAAGCAGGAAAGACAGCGCTGCTGAAGGCGATCCAGCTCGTTAGTCCGACGCCCGACACGCCCAAGATTGACTGGCTTTTTGACGCGCCCGCGCCGATGGTTGATGACATCCGTCGCGGGAATCTGGATCGCGAGCGGATGGCCGTTGCGAAGGTCGTCCTGACGCCCGACGCAAATGATGTTGAGGGACTTGGTCTCGCGAACGACTCTGACATCCGGCTTGAGATGACGGCTTGGCTCAGTGGCAAGCGCACCTACCGCGTTACGGGACTGCAACCTTCGGTCTCGCTCGGAGACGTCGATAAGAGCATCGTTCGCCTCACGAGTGCGATGTCGAAGCAGTCGAGCGAAGACGCGAAGGCCGCCGCTCAGGGGCTGACTGCCTGGAGGGCAAGCCGCGGCCAAAGTGATCCGATCAGTGGCGAAACCGCGGATGAACTTCGCGACCACCTGGATTCGCTATTGCCGCTGTTCGCCGACGGTTCTGCCGCCGAAGGCTATTGGGATGCGCTGGATTCCGTCGTCAAAGAGGCGAAGGGACAAGACGAGGTTGGCAAGCACCTCCTGTCGAAATTGCCACCGTTCGTCTACTTCTCCTCTTACTTCTCGGTGCGCCCACGAATCCACCTGAACCGCCTCGCGGAACGGGAGGAATCAGGCGAGATTGACCTGGACTACGATTTCGGCAACCTGCAGTTGCTGAAGTTTCTCGGATTCACGGCCCGCGAGCTGTCGAATATGGACTCGGAGGCTCCTACAAAGGGCGTCAACTATGACACCGATGTCCAGGAGCAGGAACGATACAAGGCTGCTCTTGCCGCGCACGAACGCAGGCTCACAGAACGCAAGCGCGCGCTGCAGACGGCTGGTGCGCGCTTGACGGCTGAGATTCGTCGCGTATGGAACGATGACTCCCTCACGCTTCGGCTCGATGTCGACGGACAATACCTTCAGACGCTCGTCGAGGATGAACTCGGGATTCCAGTCGAACTCGACCAACGAAGCGAGGGCTTCCGCTGGCTCGTCTCATTTTTCGTCGTTTTCCATGCGCAGGCAAAGGATGATCTCCGAAACGCAGTCTTGCTACTCGATGAGCCCGGTCTCAGCCTCCACGCGCTCAAACAGCAAGAGTTCCGCAAGACTGTGTCCGCCCTGGCGGAGGGGAATCAGATCATCTACACGACGCATTCCCCCTTCATGGTGGGAGCGGACGAGCTGGATCTCGTTCGGGTGGTCGAGATGGTGGACCGCAAGGTCGGGACGAAAGTCCATACTCGCCTGGCCGTCGACGATCCAAAGTCGATCTACCCGCTCCAGGCGGCGCTCGGGTACGACCTCGCGCAGAGCATGTTCACTCACCAGCGGAACCTGGTGGTTGAGGGCATCACCGACCTCCTCATCATCGAGGCACTGAACGCCGCCTTCTCCTCGGACGGCGGACCAGCGCTGGATGGCGACATCGCAATTGTTCCCGCCGGAAGTGCAAGCAAGGTCGTCTACTACAGCACGATTCTCACCAGCCAGAGCCTCAAAGTGGCGGCTCTTCTGGACTCGGATTCTGCCGGCGATCTGGCCGCCGAACAGGAGGCGCTGTGGCAACTTCTGAGCACGAAGAGGATCCTCCGAACTGGTGATCACATCAGCGTCGTGCAACATGCCGAAATCGAGGATCTCCTGCGTCAGACACTTGCTCAGATTGCTCGAGACGAGCTCGGGTGGGACAGCGTCGAGACCGTGCAGAGCCAGCCCACTCGACCTCTCATGGAGGTTCTCGTCGCCGAGCATCCTGGAGCGTCCAAGTGGAAGCTGTCTCGCGCCTTCGCAAAGTGGTTGAGCGCGAACGGGACGGCAGCGCTCGATGATTCGGAGCGTGAGGCGTGGCGTTCGCTGTCAACGGCGGTCAACAAGGCGCTCGCCTAA